One window of the Pseudomonas sp. S04 genome contains the following:
- a CDS encoding toll/interleukin-1 receptor domain-containing protein encodes MPVFISYRHTDRPIAMTINERLSQAGIKTYLDVLDPESQTTDDITGVITRNITECSHLLAVVSDKTAHSWWVPFEIGEATISDRRICSFKTGAGELPEYLDKWPKLSRIADLDFFIDAYRDEQTSRRAMTLDSIVSNESLRSNNRTNADRFHTELKARVRRGF; translated from the coding sequence ATGCCTGTGTTTATCAGCTACCGCCACACCGACCGCCCCATCGCCATGACCATCAACGAACGGCTGAGCCAGGCTGGGATAAAAACCTATCTGGATGTACTGGATCCTGAATCGCAAACCACCGACGACATCACCGGGGTGATTACCCGCAACATTACCGAGTGCAGCCATTTGCTCGCAGTGGTGTCGGACAAAACCGCGCACTCCTGGTGGGTACCCTTCGAAATTGGCGAGGCGACCATCAGTGACCGGCGAATCTGCTCATTCAAGACCGGCGCCGGAGAACTGCCCGAGTACCTCGACAAGTGGCCAAAACTGTCGAGGATTGCCGACCTCGATTTCTTTATCGACGCCTACCGCGACGAGCAGACAAGCAGACGCGCAATGACGCTGGACTCGATCGTCAGCAACGAGTCGCTACGCTCGAACAACCGGACTAATGCAGATCGCTTCCATACCGAACTCAAGGCCAGGGTCCGCCGCGGCTTTTGA
- a CDS encoding caspase family protein: protein MRKGLFIGINHYSHVTQLSGCNNDAMAMASLLERHASGRPNFSNKIMTSAEEVLTGRLLKQSIQELFSGDCDVALLYFAGHGQFDTNIDEGLLIPQDFQGSGDGIRISDILLWASNATQIKNKIIILDCCEAGAAADVRGLRGGSSMIGEGLTILTACKKEQPAMERAGHGVFTGLLLQALHGGAANVLGKVTPGSVYSFVDNALGAWEQRPVFKTNVSQFVALREVAPLIAEDILRKLPLWFTEPSFVFPLDPSFEPTDAAFDPENGDIFAQLQKCNRHSLVEPVDAEHMYYAAINATGCRLTALGAYYRELAIKGHF from the coding sequence ATGCGCAAGGGATTGTTCATCGGGATCAACCACTACAGCCACGTCACCCAACTGAGCGGCTGCAACAACGACGCCATGGCCATGGCATCCCTGCTGGAGCGCCATGCCAGCGGCCGACCCAATTTCAGCAACAAGATCATGACCTCGGCCGAAGAAGTCCTGACCGGCCGGCTATTGAAGCAGAGCATTCAAGAGTTGTTCTCCGGGGATTGTGATGTCGCCCTGTTGTACTTCGCCGGCCACGGACAATTTGATACGAACATTGATGAGGGGTTGCTGATCCCCCAGGATTTCCAAGGCAGCGGTGACGGCATCCGCATCAGCGACATTCTCCTCTGGGCCAGCAATGCCACCCAGATCAAAAACAAAATCATCATTCTCGACTGCTGTGAAGCCGGCGCAGCCGCCGATGTCCGCGGCTTAAGGGGCGGCAGCAGCATGATCGGTGAGGGTTTGACCATCCTCACCGCGTGCAAGAAAGAGCAGCCAGCGATGGAGAGGGCCGGCCACGGCGTTTTTACCGGCCTGCTGCTGCAGGCATTGCATGGCGGCGCGGCCAACGTACTGGGCAAAGTCACGCCCGGCAGCGTCTACTCGTTTGTCGACAACGCGCTGGGCGCGTGGGAGCAGCGTCCAGTCTTCAAGACCAACGTGTCGCAATTCGTTGCCTTGCGCGAAGTCGCGCCACTGATCGCCGAGGACATACTGCGAAAACTGCCCCTCTGGTTTACCGAGCCAAGTTTTGTCTTCCCTCTGGACCCCAGCTTCGAACCCACCGACGCCGCCTTCGATCCGGAAAACGGCGACATTTTCGCCCAACTGCAAAAGTGCAATCGCCACAGCCTGGTCGAGCCAGTTGACGCCGAGCACATGTACTACGCCGCCATCAACGCCACCGGTTGCCGGCTCACCGCACTCGGCGCCTATTACCGCGAACTCGCGATCAAGGGACACTTCTGA
- a CDS encoding TIR domain-containing protein, whose protein sequence is MQTYHLFISHSWNHADKHDRLVELLSAHPSFSFKNFSVPPQNPIVGALNDMQLELAIENKIRPCSAVLIMAGVYSTYSKWINKEIEIAKRLGKVIIAIRPFAAERTSTVVRDAAHAECAWNTNSIVNAIRQHTAV, encoded by the coding sequence ATGCAAACCTATCATCTGTTCATCAGCCATTCGTGGAACCACGCCGACAAACACGACCGGCTGGTGGAGTTGCTCAGCGCACACCCGAGCTTTTCCTTCAAGAACTTCTCGGTGCCGCCGCAGAATCCGATCGTCGGCGCCTTGAACGACATGCAACTGGAGCTGGCGATCGAAAACAAGATCCGCCCCTGCTCTGCGGTGTTGATCATGGCGGGCGTGTATTCGACGTACAGCAAGTGGATCAACAAGGAAATCGAGATTGCCAAACGCCTTGGCAAGGTGATCATCGCGATCAGGCCTTTCGCCGCCGAGCGCACGTCGACGGTGGTGCGTGACGCGGCGCACGCCGAATGTGCGTGGAACACCAACAGCATTGTCAACGCGATCCGCCAGCACACGGCGGTGTAA
- the rsgA gene encoding small ribosomal subunit biogenesis GTPase RsgA, which produces MAKRQLNRRQNWRIEKIQGERAARAAKRESSAVQALEGGDLGPEQTGLVIAHFGVQVEVEACEGELAGQVFRCHLRANLPALVTGDQVVWRAGNQGIGVIVAQLPRNTELCRPDSRGQLKPVAANVDMIVIVFAPLPEPHANLIDRYLVAAEHAGIRPLLLLNKFDLIDEHNAPALNALLAVYRTLGYPVLEVSAHHGNGMETLQQQLDGRISVFVGQSGVGKSSLVNSLLPEVETRVGPLSELSGQGTHTTTTARLFHFPGGGELIDSPGIREFGLGHVSRADVEAGFIEFNDLIGTCRFRDCKHDREPGCALLKALEDGRVQQQRMNSYRSIIASLPETSY; this is translated from the coding sequence ATGGCCAAACGCCAACTCAATCGTCGTCAAAACTGGCGCATCGAAAAAATTCAAGGCGAGCGCGCTGCCCGCGCCGCCAAACGCGAATCCAGCGCCGTGCAAGCGCTGGAGGGTGGCGACCTTGGTCCCGAGCAAACCGGCCTGGTCATCGCCCACTTCGGCGTCCAGGTCGAGGTCGAGGCTTGCGAAGGCGAACTGGCCGGCCAGGTGTTCCGCTGCCACTTGCGCGCCAACCTGCCCGCACTGGTAACCGGCGACCAGGTCGTCTGGCGTGCCGGCAACCAGGGCATCGGCGTGATCGTCGCGCAACTGCCGCGCAACACCGAGCTGTGCCGTCCGGACAGTCGCGGCCAACTGAAGCCGGTCGCGGCCAACGTCGACATGATCGTCATCGTTTTCGCCCCGCTGCCCGAGCCCCACGCCAACCTGATCGACCGCTACCTGGTAGCTGCCGAACACGCCGGCATCCGCCCGCTGTTGCTGCTCAACAAATTCGACCTGATCGACGAGCACAACGCCCCGGCGCTCAACGCCCTGCTGGCGGTGTACCGCACCCTCGGCTACCCGGTGCTGGAAGTCTCGGCGCACCACGGCAATGGCATGGAAACCCTGCAACAGCAGCTGGACGGACGCATCAGCGTGTTTGTCGGCCAGTCCGGCGTCGGCAAGTCGTCGCTGGTCAACAGCCTGCTACCGGAAGTCGAAACCCGCGTCGGGCCGCTGTCCGAGCTGTCTGGCCAAGGCACCCACACCACCACCACCGCGCGGTTGTTCCACTTCCCAGGTGGCGGTGAGCTGATCGACTCCCCGGGCATTCGTGAATTCGGCCTGGGCCACGTCAGCCGCGCCGACGTCGAAGCCGGCTTCATCGAGTTCAACGACCTGATCGGCACCTGCCGCTTCCGCGACTGCAAACACGACCGCGAACCTGGCTGCGCCCTGCTCAAGGCCCTGGAAGACGGCCGCGTGCAGCAGCAGCGGATGAACAGCTATCGCTCGATCATCGCCAGCCTGCCTGAAACCAGCTACTAA
- the orn gene encoding oligoribonuclease codes for MQNPQNLIWIDLEMTGLNPDTDVIIEMATIVTDSNLNTLAEGPVIAIHHSDEILAGMDEWNTRQHGGSGLTQRVRDSRISMAEAEAQTIAFLEQWVPKGKSPICGNSICQDRRFLYTHMKSLESYFHYRNLDVSTLKELAARWAPDVRDSFKKGSTHLALDDIRESIAELQHYRQHFIKA; via the coding sequence ATGCAAAACCCACAGAATCTGATCTGGATCGATCTGGAAATGACCGGTCTGAACCCTGACACCGACGTCATCATCGAGATGGCAACGATTGTCACCGACAGCAATCTCAACACCCTGGCTGAAGGCCCGGTGATCGCGATTCACCACAGCGACGAGATCCTGGCCGGCATGGACGAGTGGAACACCCGTCAACACGGCGGTTCCGGGTTGACCCAGCGGGTGCGCGACAGCCGCATCAGCATGGCCGAAGCCGAAGCCCAGACGATCGCGTTTCTGGAACAGTGGGTACCCAAGGGCAAGTCGCCGATCTGCGGCAACAGCATCTGCCAGGACCGACGCTTCCTTTATACCCACATGAAATCCCTGGAAAGCTATTTCCACTACCGCAATCTCGACGTTTCGACTCTCAAAGAGTTGGCTGCCCGCTGGGCACCGGACGTGCGCGACAGCTTCAAGAAGGGCAGCACCCACCTGGCCCTGGACGACATCCGCGAATCCATCGCCGAGTTGCAGCACTACCGCCAGCATTTCATCAAGGCCTGA
- a CDS encoding trimeric intracellular cation channel family protein, with product MLLMLYLIAITAEAMTGALSAGRRGMDWFGVVLIACVTALGGGSVRDVLLGHYPLTWVKHPEYLVLTSVAAMFTVFTARWMRHLRSLFLVLDAVGLVAFTLIGCMTALEMGHGMLVASVSGVITGVFGGILRDIFCNDIPLIFRRELYASVSFAAAWCYMFCLYLELPGEQAILITLFGGFLLRLLAIRFHWEMPKFVYNDEA from the coding sequence ATGTTGCTGATGCTCTACCTGATTGCCATTACCGCTGAAGCCATGACTGGCGCGTTGTCTGCCGGCCGTCGGGGCATGGATTGGTTCGGTGTGGTGCTGATCGCCTGCGTCACCGCCCTGGGCGGCGGTTCGGTGCGTGATGTGCTGCTGGGGCATTACCCGCTGACCTGGGTCAAGCACCCGGAGTACCTGGTGCTGACGTCGGTGGCGGCGATGTTCACGGTGTTCACCGCGCGCTGGATGCGCCACCTGCGCTCGCTGTTCCTGGTGCTAGACGCCGTGGGGCTGGTGGCCTTTACCCTGATCGGCTGCATGACCGCCCTGGAAATGGGCCACGGCATGCTGGTGGCGTCTGTCAGCGGGGTGATCACTGGGGTATTCGGCGGCATCCTGCGCGACATCTTCTGCAACGATATCCCGCTGATCTTCCGTCGCGAGCTTTACGCCAGCGTCTCGTTTGCGGCAGCCTGGTGCTACATGTTCTGCCTGTACCTGGAGCTGCCGGGTGAGCAGGCGATCCTGATCACCCTGTTCGGCGGATTCCTGCTGCGTTTGCTGGCGATCCGTTTTCATTGGGAAATGCCCAAGTTCGTCTATAACGACGAAGCCTGA
- the queG gene encoding tRNA epoxyqueuosine(34) reductase QueG — translation MPAITTDLPALAQSIKDWGRELGFQQVGISGLDLTEHEQHLERWLAAGYHGEMEYMGAHGSKRSHPEELVPGTLRVVSLRMDYLPGDTNMAQLLAQPEKAYVSRYALGRDYHKLIRKRVQQLAEKIQALIGPFGYRAFVDSAPVLEKAIAEQAGLGWIGKNTLVLNRKAGSYFFLSELFVDLPLPVDPPHSTEHCGRCTACLDICPTNAFVGPYVLDARRCISYLTIELKGPIPEELRPLIGNRVFGCDDCQIVCPWNRFARPSGESDFKPRHNLDNAGLAELFLWDEDKFLSSTEGSPLRRAGYERWLRNLAVGLGNAPSSIPVLEALKARAEHPSELVREHVQWALEQHQASSL, via the coding sequence ATGCCTGCAATTACTACAGACCTCCCCGCGCTCGCCCAATCGATCAAGGACTGGGGCCGCGAACTGGGCTTTCAACAAGTCGGCATCAGCGGTCTGGACCTGACTGAGCATGAGCAGCACCTGGAGCGCTGGCTTGCCGCTGGCTATCACGGCGAAATGGAATACATGGGCGCCCACGGCAGCAAACGCTCACATCCCGAGGAGCTGGTGCCGGGCACCTTGCGTGTGGTCTCGCTGCGCATGGACTACCTGCCAGGCGATACCAACATGGCGCAGCTACTGGCCCAACCGGAAAAAGCCTACGTCTCGCGCTACGCCCTGGGCCGCGACTACCACAAGCTGATCCGCAAGCGCGTGCAGCAACTGGCAGAAAAGATCCAGGCGCTGATCGGCCCGTTCGGCTATCGCGCCTTCGTCGACAGTGCACCGGTGTTGGAAAAAGCCATCGCCGAGCAGGCCGGCCTGGGCTGGATCGGGAAAAACACCCTGGTGCTGAACCGCAAGGCCGGCAGCTACTTCTTTTTAAGCGAACTGTTCGTCGACCTGCCGCTGCCCGTGGACCCGCCCCACAGCACGGAACATTGCGGGCGCTGCACCGCCTGCCTGGACATCTGCCCGACCAACGCCTTTGTCGGCCCCTACGTACTGGATGCGCGACGCTGTATTTCCTACCTGACCATCGAACTGAAAGGCCCGATTCCCGAAGAGTTGCGTCCGTTGATCGGTAACCGGGTGTTCGGCTGCGACGATTGCCAGATCGTCTGTCCCTGGAACCGCTTCGCCCGCCCCAGTGGCGAAAGTGACTTCAAGCCCCGCCACAACCTGGACAATGCCGGCCTGGCCGAGCTGTTCCTGTGGGATGAAGACAAATTCCTCAGCAGCACCGAAGGCTCGCCCCTGCGCCGCGCCGGTTATGAACGCTGGCTGCGCAACCTGGCCGTGGGCCTGGGTAACGCGCCGTCGAGCATTCCGGTGCTGGAAGCCTTGAAGGCCCGGGCCGAGCACCCTTCAGAACTGGTGCGCGAACACGTGCAATGGGCCCTTGAGCAACATCAGGCTTCGTCGTTATAG
- a CDS encoding NAD(P)H-hydrate dehydratase, translating into MPQTNHPLPDVQSLDPGHLPRLAARSANAHKGQFGHVLLIGGDRGFGGAILLSAQSALRSGAGLVSLATRSEHVPAALARLPEAMVLGTSSANQLMGLLEQASVLVVGPGLGQGAWGRSLLSAAANAALPQVWDADALNLLARGGVSLPKDCVITPHPGEAARLLGISTAEVQADRLSVARALSQRFDAVTVLKGAGTLIASPDGRVYRCERGHPAMATAGLGDVLAGLLGALLAQGMAAFEAAALAVWLHATAGEREGKLGRGLAASDLIPAIRQLLEEQAPCLK; encoded by the coding sequence ATGCCGCAGACAAATCACCCTTTACCCGACGTTCAGTCATTGGATCCCGGCCATTTGCCGAGACTTGCCGCACGTTCGGCGAACGCCCATAAAGGCCAGTTTGGCCATGTGTTGTTGATCGGCGGCGACCGCGGTTTTGGCGGCGCCATCCTGCTCAGTGCCCAGAGTGCCTTGCGCAGCGGGGCCGGGCTGGTCTCGCTGGCCACCCGCAGCGAACATGTGCCAGCGGCACTGGCCCGGTTGCCCGAAGCCATGGTGCTTGGCACCTCGTCGGCGAACCAGTTGATGGGGCTGCTGGAGCAGGCATCGGTGCTGGTGGTCGGTCCTGGGCTGGGGCAGGGCGCCTGGGGGCGCAGCCTGTTGTCGGCAGCGGCCAACGCAGCGCTGCCCCAGGTCTGGGATGCCGATGCGCTGAATCTGTTGGCCCGTGGTGGGGTCAGTCTGCCCAAGGACTGCGTGATCACCCCGCATCCAGGCGAGGCGGCACGACTATTGGGGATTTCGACAGCCGAGGTTCAGGCTGACCGGCTTAGCGTAGCGCGCGCGTTGAGCCAACGATTTGATGCAGTCACCGTATTGAAGGGCGCGGGCACTCTGATCGCCAGTCCCGATGGTCGTGTCTATCGTTGCGAGCGTGGTCATCCGGCCATGGCCACTGCAGGCCTGGGCGATGTCCTGGCCGGTTTGCTGGGGGCGTTGCTGGCCCAGGGGATGGCCGCGTTCGAGGCCGCAGCGCTGGCCGTATGGCTGCATGCCACGGCGGGCGAGCGTGAAGGTAAGTTGGGCCGAGGGCTGGCGGCCAGTGATCTGATTCCCGCCATTCGTCAGTTGCTGGAGGAGCAAGCACCGTGTCTGAAGTAA
- the tsaE gene encoding tRNA (adenosine(37)-N6)-threonylcarbamoyltransferase complex ATPase subunit type 1 TsaE — protein sequence MSEVTLYLADEDAMVALGTRIAQVTQGHGIVFLDGDLGAGKTTLSRGIIRGLGHVGSVKSPTFTLVEPYEIGEIRAFHFDLYRLVDPEELEYLGIRDYLEDDALCLIEWPQKGAGFLPKPDLTITISPHDSGRSLSLLPQSPRGETWCAALALEFK from the coding sequence GTGTCTGAAGTAACCCTGTATCTGGCCGATGAAGACGCCATGGTGGCGCTGGGCACCCGTATTGCCCAAGTGACCCAGGGGCATGGCATCGTATTTCTGGACGGCGACCTGGGGGCGGGTAAAACCACCCTGTCCCGGGGCATCATTCGCGGCCTGGGCCATGTAGGATCAGTAAAAAGCCCTACGTTCACATTGGTCGAACCCTACGAAATCGGTGAGATTCGTGCCTTCCACTTCGACCTGTACCGGCTGGTCGACCCGGAAGAGCTGGAGTACCTGGGTATTCGTGATTACCTCGAAGACGATGCGTTGTGCCTGATCGAATGGCCCCAGAAAGGTGCAGGCTTTTTGCCAAAGCCCGACCTGACCATTACCATTAGCCCGCATGACAGCGGACGTTCGCTGAGTTTGTTGCCCCAGAGCCCGCGTGGCGAGACCTGGTGTGCCGCTTTGGCATTGGAATTCAAATAA
- a CDS encoding N-acetylmuramoyl-L-alanine amidase — protein sequence MGLGMRFRALVAVVGMLLTALAVDAVAATKVNSVRLWRAPDNTRLVFDLSGTVQHSVFTLTAPDRLVIDINGAVLGAPLNVATANTPITSMRSAQRTPTDLRVVIDLKKAVTPKSFVLPPNAQYGNRLVVDLFDNPADAAPPPAPTPSVATIPAVPVTPTAPAIKLPPAPPAPPGKRDIIVVIDAGHGGEDPGASGSRGQREKDVVLAIARELQRQVNGIKGFRAELTRTGDYFIPLRGRTEIARKKGADLFVSIHADAAPSKAAFGASVFALSDRGATSETARWLADSENRSDLIGGAGNVSLDDKDRMLAGVLLDLSMTASLTSSLNVGQKVLSNIGRVTPLHKQRVEQAGFMVLKSPDIPSILVETGFISNANEASKLAAPSHQQALARSISSGVRQFFQQNPPPGTYIAWLRDSGKIAQGPRDHTVRPGETLAMIAVRYQVSAASLRSTNNLPSDELKIGQHLNIPGTELAAKE from the coding sequence ATGGGGTTAGGTATGCGCTTTCGCGCGTTGGTTGCTGTCGTAGGAATGCTGCTTACGGCACTGGCCGTTGACGCTGTGGCCGCGACCAAGGTCAACAGTGTTCGCCTGTGGCGGGCACCGGACAACACGCGACTGGTGTTTGACCTGTCTGGCACTGTCCAGCACAGCGTCTTTACCCTGACGGCCCCGGATCGCCTGGTGATCGACATCAACGGTGCCGTGCTCGGCGCGCCGCTGAACGTCGCCACCGCAAATACCCCGATTACCTCCATGCGTTCGGCCCAGCGTACGCCGACCGACCTGCGGGTGGTCATCGACCTGAAAAAGGCCGTGACCCCGAAAAGCTTCGTGCTACCGCCCAATGCGCAGTACGGCAACCGCCTGGTGGTCGATCTGTTCGACAACCCGGCCGACGCTGCACCGCCGCCGGCCCCGACGCCCAGCGTTGCGACCATTCCGGCGGTGCCGGTGACGCCGACGGCGCCGGCAATCAAGCTGCCACCCGCACCACCTGCGCCCCCCGGCAAGCGTGACATCATTGTGGTGATCGACGCCGGTCACGGCGGTGAAGACCCAGGCGCCTCGGGTTCACGCGGCCAGCGTGAGAAAGACGTGGTGTTGGCCATCGCCCGTGAACTGCAGCGTCAGGTCAACGGCATCAAGGGCTTTCGCGCTGAACTGACCCGCACCGGCGACTATTTCATTCCGTTGCGTGGACGTACCGAAATCGCCCGCAAGAAAGGCGCCGACCTGTTTGTCTCGATCCACGCCGACGCCGCGCCGTCGAAAGCGGCCTTCGGCGCTTCGGTATTCGCCCTGTCCGACCGTGGTGCGACTTCCGAGACCGCGCGCTGGTTGGCTGACAGCGAAAACCGTTCCGACTTGATCGGCGGTGCCGGCAACGTCAGCCTCGACGACAAGGACCGGATGCTCGCCGGGGTCCTGCTCGACCTGTCGATGACCGCGTCGCTGACCTCCAGTCTCAACGTTGGCCAGAAGGTCTTGAGCAACATCGGCCGGGTCACGCCGTTGCACAAGCAACGGGTCGAGCAGGCCGGGTTCATGGTGCTGAAATCCCCGGATATTCCGTCGATCCTGGTGGAAACCGGGTTTATCTCCAATGCCAACGAAGCCTCGAAACTGGCCGCCCCGAGCCACCAACAGGCACTTGCCCGCTCCATCAGCAGTGGCGTTCGGCAGTTCTTCCAGCAAAACCCGCCACCGGGTACCTACATTGCCTGGCTGCGCGATTCCGGGAAAATCGCCCAGGGCCCACGGGACCATACCGTGCGCCCGGGCGAGACCCTGGCGATGATAGCCGTGCGCTACCAGGTGTCTGCGGCCAGCTTGCGCAGCACCAACAACCTGCCATCCGATGAGCTGAAGATCGGCCAGCACCTGAACATTCCCGGCACCGAACTGGCGGCCAAGGAATGA
- the mutL gene encoding DNA mismatch repair endonuclease MutL, whose protein sequence is MNDSVNSGARIELLSPRLANQIAAGEVVERPASVIKELLENSLDSGARRIDVDVEQGGVKLLRVRDDGRGIPADDLPLALARHATSKIRNLEDLEQVMSLGFRGEALASISSVARLTLTSRTRDADQAWQVETEGRDMAPRVQPAAHPVGTSVEVRDLFFNTPARRKFLKTEKTEFDHLQEVIKRLALARFDVAFHLRHNGKTILSLHEAHDDAARARRVAAICGSGFLEQALPIEIERNGLHLWGWVGLPTFNRSQADMQYFFVNGRAVRDKLVAHAVRQAYRDVLFNGRHPTFALFFEVDPAAVDVNVHPTKHEVRFRDGRMVHDFLYGTLHRALGDVRPEDQLAAPAPVAGMVRPTGIEAGEFGPQGEMRLAANALLEQPQGQPTFNTGAAPGSGAGAGYQYQYTPRPQGAGVPVAEAQAAYREFFAPLPEANAAALPEGQDDIPPLGYALAQLKGIYILAENAQGLVLVDMHAAHERIMYERLKVAMASEGLSGQPLLVPESLAVSQREADCAEEHVSWFQRLGFELQRLGPETLGIRQIPALLKQAEANRLVQDVLADLMEYGTSDRIQAHLNELLGTMACHGAIRANRRLALPEMNGLLRDMENTERSGQCNHGRPTWTQLGLDDLDKLFLRGR, encoded by the coding sequence ATGAACGACTCGGTGAACAGCGGCGCGCGCATCGAACTGCTCAGCCCGCGCCTGGCGAACCAGATCGCCGCTGGTGAAGTAGTCGAGCGCCCCGCCTCGGTAATCAAGGAGTTGCTGGAGAACAGCCTCGACTCCGGCGCCCGGCGCATTGATGTCGATGTCGAACAGGGTGGGGTCAAGCTGCTGCGGGTTCGCGACGATGGCCGGGGGATCCCGGCCGATGACCTGCCCCTGGCCCTGGCCCGTCACGCCACCAGCAAGATCCGCAACCTGGAAGACCTCGAGCAGGTGATGAGCCTGGGGTTTCGCGGTGAGGCCCTGGCCTCCATCAGTTCCGTGGCGCGCCTGACCCTGACGTCACGCACCCGGGATGCCGATCAGGCTTGGCAGGTCGAGACCGAAGGCCGTGACATGGCGCCCCGGGTCCAACCGGCGGCCCACCCGGTGGGCACCTCGGTGGAAGTGCGCGACCTGTTTTTCAACACCCCGGCGCGGCGCAAGTTTCTCAAGACTGAAAAGACCGAATTCGATCACCTGCAAGAAGTGATCAAGCGCTTGGCACTGGCGCGCTTTGATGTGGCCTTCCACCTGCGGCACAACGGCAAGACCATCCTCAGCCTGCACGAGGCCCATGATGATGCGGCCCGTGCGCGGCGGGTGGCAGCCATCTGCGGCTCGGGTTTCCTGGAGCAGGCATTGCCGATCGAGATCGAGCGCAATGGCTTGCATCTGTGGGGCTGGGTCGGGTTGCCGACGTTCAACCGCAGCCAGGCGGACATGCAGTATTTCTTCGTCAACGGCCGTGCGGTGCGCGACAAGCTGGTGGCCCATGCGGTGCGCCAGGCGTATCGCGACGTGCTGTTCAACGGGCGCCATCCGACTTTCGCGCTGTTTTTCGAAGTCGACCCGGCGGCGGTCGACGTCAACGTGCACCCGACCAAACACGAAGTGCGCTTTCGCGATGGGCGCATGGTTCACGACTTCCTGTATGGCACTCTGCACCGCGCCCTCGGCGATGTGCGTCCGGAAGACCAGTTGGCCGCGCCAGCGCCGGTCGCCGGCATGGTTCGTCCCACCGGGATCGAGGCCGGGGAGTTCGGTCCACAAGGGGAAATGCGTCTGGCGGCCAATGCGCTGCTTGAGCAACCCCAGGGCCAGCCGACATTCAATACCGGCGCTGCGCCGGGCTCGGGTGCCGGTGCCGGTTATCAGTACCAATACACGCCACGGCCCCAAGGTGCCGGCGTGCCGGTGGCTGAGGCCCAGGCGGCCTATCGCGAGTTTTTTGCACCCTTGCCCGAGGCGAATGCCGCGGCGTTGCCGGAGGGTCAGGACGACATTCCACCCTTGGGCTACGCCCTGGCGCAGCTCAAGGGTATCTACATTCTTGCGGAAAACGCTCAAGGCCTGGTCCTGGTGGACATGCACGCCGCCCACGAACGGATCATGTACGAGCGCCTGAAGGTGGCAATGGCCAGCGAAGGCCTGAGCGGCCAGCCGCTGCTGGTGCCCGAATCCCTGGCAGTCAGCCAGCGCGAAGCCGACTGTGCGGAAGAGCACGTCAGCTGGTTCCAGCGCCTGGGCTTCGAGCTGCAGCGCCTGGGCCCGGAAACCCTGGGTATCCGGCAGATCCCGGCGCTGCTCAAGCAGGCCGAGGCCAATCGCCTGGTGCAGGACGTTTTGGCGGACTTGATGGAGTACGGCACCAGCGACCGTATCCAGGCGCACCTCAACGAGTTGCTCGGGACCATGGCCTGCCACGGCGCGATCCGCGCCAACCGGCGCCTGGCCCTGCCGGAAATGAACGGTCTGCTGCGTGACATGGAAAACACCGAGCGCAGCGGTCAATGCAACCATGGCCGACCGACCTGGACCCAATTGGGCCTGGACGATCTGGACAAACTGTTCTTGCGCGGTCGTTGA